A single Tindallia californiensis DNA region contains:
- a CDS encoding DUF2325 domain-containing protein, whose product MKALLVGADRLGSIPNALQSFGIEEYVHWTGRKKGMRKMDIPEQTDLVIIFTDFIEHNMTQLVKEKAKQMSIPCVFSKRASSDLIHRLEACKHCPLNPNNQTKNRKH is encoded by the coding sequence ATGAAAGCATTACTTGTAGGAGCAGATAGATTAGGTAGTATACCAAATGCGCTTCAGAGTTTTGGAATAGAAGAATATGTTCATTGGACCGGAAGAAAAAAAGGGATGAGAAAAATGGATATTCCGGAGCAAACAGATCTCGTCATTATATTTACAGATTTTATTGAACATAATATGACGCAGTTAGTGAAAGAAAAAGCAAAGCAAATGAGCATTCCATGTGTTTTTTCTAAGAGAGCTAGCAGTGATTTGATTCATCGATTAGAGGCATGTAAGCATTGTCCGTTAAACCCTAATAATCAGACAAAAAACAGAAAACACTAA
- a CDS encoding FeoA family protein, translating to MSLYTMKKKCQCIIESLPEVPLLDAMGFRKGQCIAIKTKQPFGGPVVVSIGNRSFALARELAEQIIVKEDA from the coding sequence ATGTCGCTATATACAATGAAGAAAAAATGTCAGTGCATCATTGAGTCGCTTCCTGAAGTTCCATTGTTAGATGCTATGGGCTTTAGAAAAGGTCAGTGCATAGCCATTAAAACGAAGCAGCCCTTCGGGGGACCCGTAGTAGTATCGATTGGAAATAGAAGCTTTGCTTTAGCTAGAGAACTGGCAGAACAGATTATCGTCAAGGAGGATGCTTAA